A single genomic interval of Nostoc commune NIES-4072 harbors:
- a CDS encoding RibD family protein: protein MLQHRPHTTVVLAMSADGKIGDFRRSPARFGSRVDKAHLEKQIAACDAVLFGAGTLRAYGTTLTISDPTLVQLRAQEGKSPQPVHIVTTHSANFHPEIKFFKQPVRRWLLTTTTGAASWKERLRTLPSMGTRSKECPPKFEQILVFETPTREIDISAALKYLATLHITRLAVLGGGELVASLLRLNLIDELWLTVCPLILGGNTAPTPVDGKGFLPDLAPKLQLLEVHTVEQEVFLHYRLQQPAD from the coding sequence ATGTTGCAACATCGTCCTCACACTACAGTTGTTTTAGCAATGAGTGCAGATGGTAAAATAGGAGACTTTAGGCGATCGCCTGCTCGGTTTGGCTCAAGGGTTGATAAAGCACACTTAGAAAAACAAATCGCTGCCTGTGATGCGGTTTTATTCGGTGCTGGCACTCTCCGGGCCTACGGAACAACACTTACTATATCAGATCCAACTCTAGTGCAACTTCGGGCGCAAGAAGGGAAGTCTCCGCAGCCAGTTCATATAGTGACTACACACTCTGCAAACTTTCATCCGGAAATTAAGTTTTTTAAGCAACCAGTTAGACGCTGGCTACTCACGACAACAACAGGAGCAGCTTCATGGAAAGAACGTTTAAGGACGCTTCCCTCAATGGGAACTAGATCAAAGGAATGTCCTCCAAAATTTGAGCAAATTCTGGTTTTTGAAACACCAACGCGAGAAATAGACATTTCCGCAGCTTTAAAGTATCTAGCCACTTTACATATAACACGCTTGGCGGTTTTGGGTGGAGGTGAATTAGTCGCTTCCTTGCTGAGATTAAATTTAATTGATGAATTATGGCTGACTGTTTGTCCGTTGATTTTAGGTGGTAATACCGCACCCACTCCCGTAGATGGGAAAGGATTTTTACCTGATTTAGCTCCCAAGCTGCAACTGCTAGAAGTTCATACAGTTGAGCAAGAAGTGTTTTTGCACTATCGCCTGCAACAACCAGCAGATTAG